The following are encoded in a window of Impatiens glandulifera chromosome 5, dImpGla2.1, whole genome shotgun sequence genomic DNA:
- the LOC124937790 gene encoding pentatricopeptide repeat-containing protein At3g47530-like: MASRLDTFFLSRIESQRRIGVSSNCNTIEVNRKVYEFIAEDISHYRKTEVYRMVEEVGQQLRIAGYDGDGLDLHSEKLAIVFGFLSTNPGLTIRVAKNLDVCSFKPTFTFIYVNWNFNLWDISGMIQ, encoded by the coding sequence ATGGCTTCCCGTTTGGATACATTTTTCCTCAGCAGGATAGAATCACAACGTAGAATCGGGGTATCATCCAATTGCAACACAATCGAAGTGAATCGGAAGGTGTATGAGTTTATTGCAGAGGATATCTCGCATTATCGAAAGACTGAAGTTTACAGAATGGTGGAAGAGGTTGGACAGCAACTGAGGATTGCGGGTTATGATGGAGATGGATTGGATTTGCATAGTGAAAAGTTGGCGATTGTTTTTGGGTTTTTGTCGACTAATCCTGGATTGACAATAAGAGTTGCGAAGAATCTGGATGTTTGTTCTTTCAAACCAACTTTCACTTTCATTTATGTCAATTGGAACTTCAATTTGTGGGACATTTCTGGAATGattcaataa
- the LOC124938472 gene encoding glutathione S-transferase APIC-like has translation MALKVHGSPISSATQRALAAVMEKQLEFELVPVDMASGAHKKEPFISLNPFGQVPALQDGDLTLFESRAIASYIGEAYASQGTPLVSQDPKENAIISVWCEVEAQKFDPAGSKLAWEIVYKPMFGMTTDPAAVEEHEAKISPVLDVYEARLTESKYLGGNNFSLADLYHLPSLQFLVGTPTYKKVFEPRPKVDAWVKDILARPAWQSVIEMQKN, from the exons ATGGCGTTGAAAGTTCATGGTAGTCCGATTTCCTCCGCAACACAGAGAGCCCTGGCCGCCGTGATGGAGAAGCAGCTCGAGTTCGAATTAGTTCCCGTAGACATGGCATCCGGCGCTCACAAGAAGGAACCGTTCATTTCTCTCAAC CCATTTGGCCAAGTTCCAGCCCTTCAAGATGGAGACCTGACACTATTTG AATCAAGGGCAATCGCTTCTTACATTGGAGAAGCATACGCAAGCCAAGGGACACCCCTTGTGAGCCAAGACCCAAAGGAGAATGCCATCATCTCCGTTTGGTGCGAAGTGGAGGCTCAAAAGTTCGATCCAGCTGGGTCCAAATTGGCATGGGAGATTGTTTACAAGCCAATGTTCGGAATGACAACCGATCCAGCTGCTGTTGAAGAACACGAAGCTAAGATATCACCTGTTCTTGATGTCTACGAAGCTCGTCTAACCGAATCAAAGTACCTTGGTGGAAACAACTTCAGTTTAGCTGACCTTTATCACCTTCCCTCCCTCCAGTTCTTGGTTGGGACTCCTACTTATAAGAAAGTTTTCGAGCCGCGCCCAAAAGTCGATGCTTGGGTCAAGGATATATTGGCTAGGCCTGCCTGGCAAAGCGTGATTGAGATGCAAAAGAACTAA
- the LOC124939961 gene encoding dephospho-CoA kinase-like, which yields MRIVGLTGGIASGKSTVSNLFKAHGIPVVDADLVARDVLKKDTGGWKKVVAAFGEEILLDNGEVDRPKLGQIVFSDTSKRQLLNKLLAPYISYGIFSEMLKLWVKGHKVIVLDIPLLFEVKMDKWTKPIIVVWVDPDTQLKRLMARDGTSSVEDASNRISAQMPLDLKKSKADIVIDNNGSLEELQRSFQKVLAQVAKPLTWNEFALSRQGAFLAFVSIFVVVLTSKMLLK from the exons ATGAGGATAGTGGGACTTACCGGTGGGATCGCTTCTGGGAAAAGTACGGTCTCTAATCTATTCAAGGCACACGGTATCCCCGTCGTCGACGCTGATCTCGTCGCCCGC GATGTTTTAAAGAAAGACACTGGTGGATGGAAAAAGGTAGTTGCAGCATTTGGTGAGGAAATTTTGCTAGACAATGGAGAAGTTGATAGACCAAAGCTTGGTCAAATTGTTTTTTCCGATACTTCCAAACGTCAGCTTCTTAACAA GTTACTTGCACCATATATTTCATATGGTATATTCTCTGAAATGTTGAAGCTATGGGTGAAGGGGCATAAAGTTATTGTTCTCGACATTCCTCTACTGTTTGAGGTTAAGATGGATAAATGGACAAAACCGATAATTGTGGTGTGGGTTGATCCCGATACACAACTAAAGCGTCTCATGGCTAGGGACGGAACATCGTCTGTGGAAGATGCATCGAATAGGATCAGTGCTCAAATGCCTCTGGATTTGAAGAAGAGTAAGGCAGACATAGTGATTGATAATAATGGATCCCTAGAAGAATTGCAGAGATCCTTCCAAAAGGTACTTGCCCAGGTTGCTAAACCTTTAACCTGGAATGAATTTGCCCTTTCAAGACAGGGTGCTTTTCTTGCATTTGTttccatttttgttgttgtgctCACATCCAAGATGTTGCTTAAATAG
- the LOC124938142 gene encoding glutathione S-transferase-like, with translation MALKVYGSPKSSATQRALAAVKEKQLEFELVPVDMASGAHKKEPFISLNPFGQVPALQDGDLTLFESRAIASYIGEAYASQGTPLVSQDPKENAIISVWCEVEAQKFDPAGSKLAWEIVYKPMFGMTTDPAAVEEHEAKLSPVLDVYEARLTVSKYLGGNNFSLADLYHLPSLQFLVGTPTYKKVFESRPKVDAWVKDILARPAWQSVIEMQKN, from the exons atGGCGTTGAAAGTATATGGTAGTCCGAAATCCTCCGCAACACAGCGAGCCCTGGCCGCCGTGAAGGAGAAGCAGCTCGAGTTCGAATTAGTTCCCGTAGACATGGCATCCGGCGCTCACAAGAAGGAACCGTTCATTTCTCTCAAC CCATTCGGCCAAGTTCCAGCCCTTCAAGATGGAGACCTGACACTATTTG AATCAAGGGCAATTGCTTCTTACATTGGAGAAGCATACGCAAGCCAAGGGACACCCCTTGTGAGCCAAGACCCAAAGGAGAATGCCATCATCTCCGTTTGGTGCGAAGTGGAGGCTCAAAAGTTCGATCCAGCTGGGTCCAAATTGGCATGGGAGATTGTTTACAAGCCAATGTTCGGAATGACAACCGATCCAGCTGCTGTCGAAGAACACGAGGCTAAGCTATCACCTGTTCTTGATGTCTATGAAGCTCGTCTAACTGTATCAAAGTACCTTGGTGGAAACAACTTCAGTTTAGCTGACCTTTATCACCTTCCCTCCCTTCAGTTCTTGGTTGGGACTCCTACTTATAAGAAGGTTTTCGAGTCGCGCCCAAAAGTCGATGCTTGGGTCAAGGATATATTGGCTAGGCCTGCCTGGCAAAGCGTGATTGAGATGCAAAAGAACTAA
- the LOC124939965 gene encoding 40S ribosomal protein S21-2-like, translating to MQNDEGQITELYVPRKCSATNRLITSKDHASVQMNIGHLDDNGVYTGQFTTFALCGFVRAQGDADGGLDRLWQKKRTEVKQ from the exons ATGCAAAACGACGAAGGACAAATCACTGAACTTTACGTTCCACGTAAATG TTCTGCTACAAATAGGTTGATTACCTCTAAGGATCATGCTTCTGTCCAAATGAACATTGGGCATTTGGATGATAATGGCGTGTACACCGGCCAATTCACCACATTTGCTCTCTGTGGATTTGTTCGTGCTCAG GGTGATGCTGATGGTGGTCTTGATCGCCTGTGGCAGAAGAAGAGGACCGAAGTTAAACAGTAA